Part of the Terriglobia bacterium genome is shown below.
TACGCCTTCGAAGCTTTACTTATCAGGCAGCGGGAAGAGCAACTCATTGCCGTCGGGATCATCGATCTGGATAACGTCAATGCCCCACCACGATTCCTTGCTCGGAATTGAGTGCTCGACGATCTCACGGCGAAGTTCCGCGATGCCCTCCCGGGTCAGCTCCACGAATAGGCGCGCTTTATCCTTGCGACCGGCATCCTCGCACAGAATGATCTCGCAGTCTGCACGATTGACTTGGCAGACTTTGCCCTTGCCGTCGCCTTCGTGCCAGGACTTCTTGAAGCCGAGCAGGTCCTCGTAGAAGCGCAGCGCGCGCTCTACGTCGCCAACGAAAAATACGGGTCGCGTGTACCACCGATGCGTGATCTGCTCTCCCTGGGTTTGCTTCGTCATCTTAGTTCTCCTAATCCGCCGAACGGACTGGAGCTAAGCTGCGTGGCGATGTTGTACCGCGGACGCAACGTTGATTAACTTTCTGATTTCTATCGCTGACGGATGTTGTCTTTAGATTTCTCAACTTCGGATACAATAATTGCGGCCGCGATCGCCACGTCAGCTTGAGCGACTGGTGAGGCCGCAGTTCGCGGCCGTGACTAACGAGCCCGCTCATTGGCCTTGGGGCGGCTGCCATAGCTCGACCTTGTTTCCCTCTGGATCCATGACCCAGGCAAACTTCCCATACTCGGATTCGTCAATCTTCTCGAGCACATTGCAGCCTTCTTCCTTCAAGACCTTGACCAAG
Proteins encoded:
- a CDS encoding VOC family protein, which codes for MTKQTQGEQITHRWYTRPVFFVGDVERALRFYEDLLGFKKSWHEGDGKGKVCQVNRADCEIILCEDAGRKDKARLFVELTREGIAELRREIVEHSIPSKESWWGIDVIQIDDPDGNELLFPLPDK